The DNA segment GTAGCTCCATAAGTTATCAGCAAAGTTTTACAAAGGCATAACTAGAAACATCTAGTTTCAAGTAGAGTATCTCATTGTTGATACTACAGCAGTCTCCATGCTTGAGAACTGATCCCTCTCAAAACTAGTGCGTATGATGAGTGGAATGGTTCCAGTAGAAGCGAAAGATGAAAGGCCATCAATTagaattttattttcaatatgGCATACATTTGGTAAAACAATACTTATAATGTCCTTAATTAGCTATACCCAAGGGGATGGTCTAGTGGTTGAGATATGGGAGTAACGAGATCTCATGTACTAATTCCAACTACGCAATTGTTGTGAGCCCATCTACTCCAATCTTGATAGGCAGGATTACGTTGATAACCTGTGTTTATGGGCTAAATAGGCTGCTCGGTGGTTTAGTCATCGGTGAATGCAAATTAACCCAGACCACGAAAgatcaaaaagaaaagaaagtagtTATATAGCTACTTACCCAACAAGCAGAGTGTGTGGAGTCCAAGCTTTCGGTTTTCTCTGATCTTCTCATAGAAACTATCAGGCCTCCAGGTCTCAGTGAAGAAAGGTATGGAAACTGTCTCTCCATAATGATAGAGCTGTAAGCCACACACTCCAACAGCATTCATTACTGATGCATTGTGTACCACCTTAACCTCCACACCCAACTTCTTAGCACGGACAACAAGATCAGTGTGGGTTGTGGCTCTGCGTTGAATATTGACATAAGACAGAGAGAAAAGGAAGTAGATAAGTGATAGAACATTCACAGGACAGCATGAAAAGAATCATGTCTGCTATTTTCACTTCTTTATTCAAATCAATAAGCTAAACAAAACGTCTGAAAATTTTCTCCGCTCAAGGAAGATTACCATTAAGCCTTCACCAACATATAACAACAAAGCTCGTTAAATCAAAAAACATGTATCAGTATGCAAGTCATCCCGTACATCTAAGTATCCTGGGATAGAGGCTCAACATAAAATTTACATGATTTCTCCTAGAAGAGATTTCGAAtgccaatttcaatttcaaaacacaaGGCATCACTAATATTGGAAGAGAAATGCGTTAACATGGTTAGAAGCAACACAATATTCTTTATTCCAAACAATCATCCAAAGATTGAAGGTTAAATTTACGAGATGACCATTAAACTATTGATAATTTACTTGGTCTTTCGTAACAAAGTTCAATGATTTGTAGCATAAAATCAAAACTTAAAGAAGCACCTACTACTATTCTCAGTTTTAGAGAATTCAGATGAATTATAACTTCAAAATTGGTACCAGTTACTCAAGAAGGGGAGTCATTCATAGCCTATCTACATTTTCACAAAAATTAACCACTGGAAAGTTAAACAAGATTGAAAAAAACAACAAGCATTGAACTAAAAAAGACTAAGTTCAAAAGCTCATACCAACTGAAAGTTGAATAAACAAAAGGGTTGATTCAAATAGATAAGCATATTCAAAATCTGGAACTAAATAAAAGGGGAAAAAGTAAAGAATACCCAAAAGGATCACCAACAACAAGAAAAGCCACGTCAGAAGATTGAGCTTCATTAAGGATATCATCAGCTTTTTCCTCCACCATTTCCCTATCTGCAATTGCAATTGATCTTCCATATAGATTTTCCTGAAAGAAGATCCAAACCTTATTATCAAAATCATATCTTTTTTAACAGCTAACGATTGGAACTGAAATTACAATAAAAATTGTATTAGTAGTAATTTGTCGAACCAGATTGGAAAGGCCATTGGGAGAAAGACCAAAAGAGAGAAGTGAAGTGTAAGCTTCCATATACACTTTGCTGCATTTTTTCACAGCTTCTAGACCTTTCAATGTTATGTCTTTTTCATCCCCTAGTCCTAATCCTATTATATACAGCATGATGATTTCTACTTGGCTTTTACTTCCAATGTCCCTATACTGAATTCAGTATGTTTGGAGTTTTTGTCAGTTGGAAGATGTAGAAGACGAATCTTAAACCCTACAAATTCCTTCATTAACATATTTTCATCCCAAATTAGTTTCGAGGAAAAGCTACATCAATAACGTCGATATGTCCGAGTGGTTAAGGAGACAGACTTGAAATCTGTTGGGCTTCGCCCGCGCAGGTTCGAACCCTGCTGTCGACGTCTTTTTACAAAATTTCcctaaaattctttttttttcttcttttgtttggaCTTTGGGCTTCCCACCAAGTATCTGGGGGTTATTTGCTATATTTGTACAACCTTTTAACTTGTAtcctatttttaaaaattattaaattggTAGCTAGCTGAcaaaaaatacgtaataatatgacaataataCCCCTGACAAAAGATATAAAACATGCATAAGGCAGTGATCCCATGATCTGCAACCTCATTTGTGAAAGATATCATTCATCACTCCATCCCTTGTCAAAGATCTCCTTCAACCCTCGTCAAAGATCTCCTCTCCTCTTAAGTTTTTCTTCTCAACAACTTCATCAAAAAACCATAAACTTGAACTAGATTCATCTTCAACTGATTGAGCTTCATGATATATGTTTCTACAATTATTTCGTCCTACTTTTTAAGTGTTGAACTTAAGAAACAAAATTTGAATTCAGTTCACACCTATTTATTTGTAATAATTTTATCCTAATTACAGTCATTTACAAATCATATTTACTTGTCCTCACTTACagatctttaaaaaaaattgaaaacttcAAATTTAACACATTAAAATTATCGGAATATTCAAAAAGTATTTCTCAAAAATTCAGCCTAAAAATTCTGAAGACTCAAGGATATATAAGCTAAAACTTCATGTTGATATAGCATGAAGTGATTTCACATTGATATAGGCTCACAGGAACCTTCAGACTACATGAGTAGTGTTTTCCAGAAAACTTCAGCCTAAAAATTATGAAGCTTCAATGGTATGTAAGCTAAAACTTCATGTTGATATTGCATGAAGTTGTTTCACGTTAATATAAGGTCACAGGGACCTCCAGACTACATGAGTAGTGGTTTTCAGAAAACTTCAGTCTAAAAATTCTGAAGCTTCAAGGATATATAAGCAAAACCCTCATGCTGATATAGCATGAACTTGTTTCACGTTGATATAGGCTCACGTGAACCTTCAGACTACATGAATGGTGTTTTCCATAAAATTTCAATCTAAAAATTCTGAAATTTTAAGGATATATAAGCTAACTTCATGTTTTTATAGCATGAAGTTGTTTCATGTTGATATAGGCTGACAGGAAACTTCAGCCTAAATGGCTAGTGTTTTCCAAGAAAACTCCAGCCTAAAAATTCTGAAGCTTCAAGGATATATAAGTTAAAACTTCTTGCTAATATAGCATGAAGTTGTTTTCAAGCTGATATAGGCGAACACAAAACTTTAGCCTAAATGGCTAGTGTTTTCCAAGAAAACTTAAGCCTAAAAGGTCTGAAGCTTCAAAGAtatgtatgtctctatgctcgttcgaggacgaacgaatgttttaagagggggaggatgtaacgacctggtcgGTCACTTAGAGAGTTagagccctgatcccctattaactgcccCCCCCCCTTCCtccgtatttatttctgctattgtgatttgccgggatgattcgttttgagtttcgaagtgtTTTGGTACACTTAAGACCCTAAATGGGAGCTTAAGcattagaatttggaccgtagttggaacagtgtgaagacggccctAGAATGAGATTTCGTCGATTCGGTTAGCTCCTTTGAGTGATTTTGGCTTAGGAGCgtatccggattgtgttttggaggttcgtagctcatttaggcttgaaatgacgaaagttgaattttttgaattttgggccGGTAGTGGAatttgtgatatcggggttggaatccgattccaaaaattggagtaggtccgtagtgttgaatatgacttgtgtgcaaaatttgggatcaatcagacgtggtttggttggtttcagcatcggttgtagaatttcgaagtttcaagttcattaagtttggattggagggtgattcatgattttggcgTTGTTGGGTGTGATTTGAGGGCTTGACTAAGTTCTTAtagtgttttaggattggttggtatgtttgcttgaggtcctgggggcctcgagtgagtttcggatgctcaacgggtcattttttgACTTAAGAAGTTGGTAGATTTTTTATGATATTTCTGTTGCAAAagatccttcttcgcgatcgcgtgaggaggttcgcgatcgcgtaggtttaGCTGAGGCGGAGGAAGTTTTGTTCATCATGTTCGCGGGCAGGAGTATGTGAACGAGTAGTAATGGTGGAGtggtgcatcgcgaacgcgtgggaTATGCCGTGTCCGCGAAGAAGAGTGAGGCAGCAGTAGAGTAGAGTGCTACTCTTCGGGATCGCGTGAGGTCAACCGCAATCGCGTAGGTCTGCGCAGCGAGTGCATTGCGTTCGCGTGGGATGTTAAGCGTTCGCATAGTGTAAACTTGGGAGCCAGCTAAATTAATCTTCATGATCGCGAGGGTGTTTCCGTGATCACGATTAAGGAAATCACTGGGTAGATTTTTAAAGTTCAAAATGATGGTTTGAGTTTATAACTTCAAAATTTGAATGAGAGCTCGGTAGAAGGCGAAATTTAGATAGATTTTCGGAGGAAGtttgtgggtaatgattcctaactcctttttaaTTATATCCCAATaatataaacatgaattcatcatttaatttcggatttggggtgaaaaattgggggAAATTGAtaaaagttcttaggccgaatttgagattttgatcgagattttggtatcggatttgagtgaatttggtatggttaaactcgtaggtgaatgggtgttcataatttgtgacttttacccgatttcaagacgtgggcctaAGGAAGATTTTTGGGCGTTTTCCTATTTTCTCGCTTTAGCTTTAaattcattagctaaattagttgtttgtagctatatttatgttatgtaattgatttgattagatttgggccactcggagttggatactcgtggcaagagcgtgatatcAGATTTATTTTGAGCctcggttcgaggtaagttgcTTCCCTAACCTTGTGGAGGGAACTCCCCTTAAGATTTTGGTACTGATGTTATATGAATGTCGTGTATGTGAGGTAACGAGTGcatacacgtgctaattgttgaaaaatcctgTTTTCGTTAAGTAAATGTCTAagttttcctttaattgagcaatactagtatatgtagcctcctgtttagcGTAGGAAAGTATGTTTACGTGCCTTAACTGTCTTATCTGCTTTAACTGTCTACCTGGACTCTGTGTAGCATGTTTAGGGTAGAAATTGCTTGTCTCATTGATACGAACTTGAATAGAACTGTATATTTCTTGTTGAGACTGTTGTGTGTATTGATTGGGTtgtgtatttatatttgggactacggaacggtattccgggagatccctctacatgtttactttgggactacgaacggtattctaggagatcctcctgcacatttacgatttggactacggggcggtatcccgggagatcccctgctaTTTTTCTCTGTGTACTTAGTTGTGATTTTTTCCtgtgatttcatttcattgactGTTAGCTTTTATCTTCACTGTCATATTTCATACCGTTTtgtcttgttatatatatatatatatatatatatatatatatatatatatatatatatatatatatatatatatatatatactaatatggccctgacctgatctcgtcactactcgatcgaggttaggcttggcacttactaggtaccgttgtggtgtgctcatgccttttcttgcacatgtttttcgtgtgcagatccaggttcttcttcTCATCCATACTTctagtgaggcgaggcgatctagagacttcgaggtataccTGTCGCGTCAGCAGatctagaagtccctctctattcctcCCTTAGTTACAGACTTCCTGTATTTTTCTTCGTTGTCAGACTTTCTGGAGATTAAACACTATGTACTTCTGTAGCGTGTGATTTCATGAAATTACGAATTTTGGGAGTGCTATGTTCAGTTCGAGAGGGTTACTATTGTGTATGTCAAGCGGCATTTTAAACTCCTTAATTATTTTTATCTATTAAATTGTTAGTTTCgtatctttattttattttctcaaattttgttaggcttacctagtcgtagagactaggtgccatcacgaccgttcatggagggagaacttgggtcgtgacacccccccccccccccctcggatttttttttttaaaatatattttcagttttagttttttcatCTTTTGGTTTGCAGGTTCGCAATTTTACAAATTCCAAAGTTATGATTTCGGaagtttatgtgtttggaagtttacgggtttagaaattataaagtttacgagTTCGAAAGTTTGTGGTATCAAAAGTTTAGCGGTTCGGAAGTTtgtgaaatttgtgggttcggaaggttgttggttcgaaagtttattgcttcatgtttattgtatctaaattatttatgaatactcttgagaagttatttttcttaatttgcgtaccaaacaccaaaaaatgaataaaattactacttgttttccaagaaaatattttccgttataccaaacacatccTACATATTTGTACATCTTCTGAGACATTTTTCTTCTATTTGATTCTTAATCTATTTTAACAATTTTGTAAGTCATATCTTTCACCTAGGGAGCGTGGTTTGAACAATTAATTTGTGTTAAAGAGGGGCAGCATAATATTTCAATGTGTGATTGACTTGCTAAGTGAATTGCAAGAGAAGCAGGTGGGAAAG comes from the Nicotiana sylvestris chromosome 4, ASM39365v2, whole genome shotgun sequence genome and includes:
- the LOC104231683 gene encoding probable diphthine methyl ester synthase; this translates as MLYIIGLGLGDEKDITLKGLEAVKKCSKVYMEAYTSLLSFGLSPNGLSNLENLYGRSIAIADREMVEEKADDILNEAQSSDVAFLVVGDPFGATTHTDLVVRAKKLGVEVKVVHNASVMNAVGVCGLQLYHYGETVSIPFFTETWRPDSFYEKIRENRKLGLHTLCLLDIRVKEPTIESLCRGKKQYEPARFMTVNTAIEQLLEVEEARGESVYGENTICVGFARLGSEDQKVVAGSMKQLLTIDFGAPLHCLVIVGKTHPVEEEMLEFYGL